Genomic segment of Saccopteryx bilineata isolate mSacBil1 chromosome 9, mSacBil1_pri_phased_curated, whole genome shotgun sequence:
CCTGTGGGCCCAGCGCGTCTGGCCTTCCCTGTGGAGAGCCTCTGGGGGCTGGTTTGGAGATGATCAGCAAGGGCTGTTAGGGACTTAGGAGGGGAGATTAGTTTTGTTCCGGTCTGGTAGCTCTTTagcctttaaaaattttccatcGAGACATCCACAGGTTTGTTCTGAGAACTGACCACTTTCTCTCAGGACTGGGAGGATAATTGTACATTAGAGACCCATCTGGATTTTCCTTAGTTCAAAAACCCTCCTGTAAACTAAACACATTGAGGGACAGAGTGTATCCACCCTCATCTTCTTCACTGGTCCCCTTAGGGACTGTGTGTGGGGGGTTGGCCTTGATTGAGGGGAATGGGGGTGGGTTCAAACGGGAAGAGCCCAGGCTGGGCTCCAGCTGAAACAGGGAACTTAGTTTTGGTTTCACTTTCCAGTTCTGCAGGGTGGGGAGCTCCATCCCCCACAATCGGGTCACAGCCAGCCCTGTCCTGCCCTGACCTCTCCTGCCACTTCCTGCAACCAGCCTGTCAAAGGGCCTCCTGACCCAGATGGCTGTTCTAACATCCTTGTTCCAAAGGCCCACTCCCCCTCCGGCAGCCCATCCTCAGGGACGTAGATCCCTGGAATCCTGATTTCCTAAAGTCTCTGCTGTGTTGTCTCAGGGCCCCATCCGTCCCGTGAGTCCCAGTGGGTTCCTTCCCAGCAGGGACTGTGGAGCCAGTGCTGTGGATTAGTAGTCGGATGTGGCTCTGGACCATCGGGGCTGAGTCCCCagggcccccaccccccacgcacCTGTGTCACCCCTCACCCGGGGACCCACCTGTAGGAGGTTAGTCCACCTCACAGGGGGGGAATCTGACAGTCTGCTCTGGGTCACAGGGCGGCCAAGGTGGAGTGAGCCTATCAGGGTGGCAGAGTCCTGTGTTCCCCCTGTGGCTTGTCCTGAGCCCACACGCCCTGAGGACACGGGGCTGGGACCTTGGCACTCCCCGGGCTTTGTGTCCCCCGTGGGGAGCTTGGTCACTCTCAGTCTCTCACAGATGAGAAGTTCCTCAGAGGGCAACAACGACCCTTTCTCCACTCTGCTCACTCTGTTTGCCGACCACAGGCCACAGCCAGGCTTTCTCGATGACAGAGAACTTGTCATATGGACCGGTGCTGTCCGTCATGCACACAGCCACGCTCTGGTCCTCTCCCAAAAAAATGAGGACCGTCCTCACAGCACTAGGAAGAGTAACCCTGGGGTGTAAATACATTaacactcctgaaagtctccctCTGAAAGGATTTCTGGGAACTCTGCTGAGATGTCCACAGAGGAGCCTGAGAAGGAGTGTGTCAATGTAGACGATGTCATTCAGCTGCTGTGTGACATTTcggcacagaagaaaatgaagGCAGCCCTCAAGCGATTCGAGAGGGGCATCCTGGTCGCTGCTTCTACTCTCAGCCTTGGTTTAGTGGTCGGCTTCCCCGTCGTTGGTGAGTGCTAATGCCTCGCAGGGGCAGCCGGCCTCGTGGGGGGTGGGACAGAAGCCTCCAGTCCACGGAGACCTCATGGACGTCTGTGTCCCGCGTGAGGACTTGTCAGCTGAGGTTGCTTCTGTGAAATGATCTCTGTGCACAGAACGTGTCCTGCTGACAACACAAGCCGCTGGGTCTGTGTCTGCAAAGTGCAGGGCGTTATTAATTGttctgttttgtgttgttttcaagagagattgagagacaggaggggagagacgtGAGAAGCATTAGCTTGTAGTGATGGCACGtaagtcattcattgattgtttctcattcgTGACTAAACTGgcgggctccagccgagccagtgaccctgtgctgaagccagagaccatggggtcttgtcgataatcccacactcaagctgctgccctgtgctcaagttggtgagcctgcacttaagccggtgacctcaggctttcaaacggggacctcagcatcccaggtccctgctctgtgcactgtgccaccacaggtcaggctatggctCTCTTGAAATGGCCTTTGTGTCATGTGGGCCTAGAGAACATCCAGCCCCAGGGATGTATCCTGGAGTCTGAGGACCCCTGGGTGTCCCTTGGATAGTCCCTGCTCCCCGTCGTCATTACAGGTCACTGCACGAGGGACACCCACTAGGGGCACATGCTGTCTGGCCAGTTCCCATCCACTGTTCAGAGAGAGTGTCCTCGTTCCCAAGTCCAACAGTCCATGCAGGAGGAGCGGAAAACTGCCTCCTCCACTGTCACCTGCCCCTTGTTTTACCACCTGCATCATCATCACATGGGGACACTTTCTGGCAAAGAGAGAAGTCTGGCGGGTTTTCCCATGGCCCCTTGGAGGTCGGGCGGGCTTCATCTTCTGGACTGGGAGCAGGTAGCCACAAGCACGGCCTGCGGCTGGAACCAGGGGCTGTGACTGCAGTGTGGGCTCTGGTGGGTCCAGGCCTGACTTGGTGATGGCCTGGTAAGGCCTCTCTCAAGGTGACCGCTATGGACCCTGCAACCCAGGGACACCTGCTGAAGGCGTGGCCTGGCCCATGGGCTCTGCAGAGATTTACTGCCAGCCTCCTGGGTGCCGGGCAGCCTGTGCTGGATGCAGGGGTCTCCCAGAGCTCAGTCTGGGGGAATTCCCTTCCGGAGGCTGGAGAGGTGACCGCTACCTGCCCTGGGCGGCTCCTGCCTCTCAGCTCACGGGCCAGGCCTCTGCTCGGCTCTGTCCTGTGGCTGCAGGATTGAGACCCAAAGACTTGTCATAGGCTGAGCCCACCCTGGGGAGAGTAATCAGTGTGTGGGCGGCCTCAGACCGTCCATCTctatgttttccttttcaaactcTGACTTAGCGTGGGGGTTGGGAACCCATGGCTCACGAGcctgatgtggctcttttgatggctgcattttaattaaatctttaattaaaaaaatactaaagttaaaaatataaaacattctcatgtattacaatccattcatttcctaccgctcatgttcatggttgcgggtggcttgagccaatcacagctgtcctccgggacaacaccaaatttttattggataatgcataacgtacacgggtcattgtatggctctcacggaattccattttaaaatatgtcgcattcatggctctctcagccaaaaaggttcccgacccctgacttagtGAGTCCTCTCTCAGCCGTCAGGAAGTAAGTGGTCGGTGAGGGAGGACACAGGGCCGTGCCTCCCTCTTCCCTGACCATCTCTGTCCCAGCTCCTCTCTGCTGTGCCCGCAGGGGCTGGCTGGCTGCATTGGTCATGGAGGTGTGTCGGGATCCACTGGGGGGACATGCACCTCATAGACTGAGTCAAAGCTGGTGGAGACATGAGGTCCGCAGGAGAACTGAGCGGTGGCTCCCGGCTGCCCTCGTCCCGGACGGGAGCATCGTTTGACCCAGAAAACAAAGAACCTTTCTCTTCTTTGGAGAGGTACTAATATGCTGGTTGATATTCCTGGACAGTGAGTGCATTACGAGCAGTTCTAGACCCAGTCCTCACGTCCTCACGAAGGCTGAGAGCAGTGAGTGACAGTCCAGTGGGCTGTCAGCGTTTCACCAGGGTGGTGGGGAAAAGTTCAGCGAGACTTGTGAATTCCTGGTTTTCCTCTCCGGAATGCTCCTTTCCTTCCTGGAAGAGGAGAGCCTGTCCAGGCACAGTGTCCGGGCTTCAGGACGTGAGGCTGGCCTCTCCCCCCGGGACGGGGACGTCACCAGATTCCCTGAGGACGTGCAGTGTTTAGACCCATCGGCGACGTCCAGCCTGCACCTGGGTGTTTTCTGGCCTGGATGCTCTCATTTAGATAAACATCTATTTCTGGTCAGTGTTttggaccataaatggcagaaagccattgtagattcgagggttagcaaaaggctaagttctccctcctccacctccatattaGCTGTGATGCTGCCATTGGCATTTtgagagtcctcccagtcccatcgttttttgataagtgtgtttccttaattccgcactgttattaggagctgTGCAGGTCCGCGGCCGGTCAGTGTGAATATACAGGGTCAGTTGTAAAGACAGTGGACAGAGTTCCCAGATGCCCCTATTTCAGTCCCCCTGACACCAATGTCCTCAGTTACCAGGTACATTTATCAAAACTACAAAACCAGCACTGTCACCTGATTGTTCACTGTTCTCCAGACTTTAGGATTTGGGTCCTACCAGCTTGCGTCACTGATCCCTTTATGTCCCACGGTCCAGCTCAAGGTCCACATGGCAGTTCATGACCGTGTCCCCTAGTGCCCGGTTCTGTGATGGTTTCTCAGCATTCACGGTTTTGAGGAGTAGCCGTCGGGTGGGTGGGATGCCTCTCAGTTGGGTTTGCAGATATCTGACTTTGTAACATGAGGAGACTTTCCAGGACACAGATCTGGTATTCTGAGTGGCAGCAACAGGTGGCATGGGGTAACCACTGCCCTTTTGACAGGAGCCTGCTCTCCAGGTCACCACAGGCACAGTCAGCCCACGTCACCCCTTCCAGCCAGCTGCCTGTCCCCTGAAGGCAACTGAGTTTGAGACCCTCGCCCTAGATGACCTTTAGCCACagacctgagcctgaccaggttcgATGGGACTTTCCAGTGACCCAAGGTTCTCCTGTCCCAAACAGTGCATTGACTTTGATAACAAATGTGTACTTGAAATCATGTTTATGCCCTCTGCGGTGGCAGGGGGACAAATAGTTgaatacattattatttattaggtgTCATCATAGCACTCTGAGGGCTGTGTGGAGAACACTTGTTTGAAAGCAAAGGTCTCCTTATCTGTCTGCAGGGCCCATTCACCATGTGAGCTCAGTGGAAATGTCCAAAGTTCAGGGGCTGGGACCATATCAGCTGCTTGAGAGACAATGGCCTCTCCCCGGCGATGGGTCTTGGAATGGGGCTCGCTTCTCAGCGGTCTCCTTTCTCAGGAGAGAGGTTTTTATGGGAAACACGGAAATCCCAGCCCGTGAAGAGCATCTCCGTTAGCACAGCTCCGAGGCGGGACATGATTCTGGCTGCATCCGAGAAAGTGGGGCTCGGGGAAGGACATGCCGGGGTGTCCCCTACCTGAGCCCCACGGAGGGAGGCCTCTCTGCCTTCTGCCCTCGGAGCCGCCTGGCAGAGCCGCGCCCGCCGTGAGCACTGGTGAATGTGCCCCCTCGTCATGACGGGGACGAGCTCCCCGTGAGCTCCCAAGTCCCTCATTTGTGAACAGGGCCCGACTCATGGAACCTTCCTTGTCTTCTAGGGGGCGCCGTCGGGGGGCTCCTAGGGGCCTTTGTTATGATGGGGCAATTTCAGCCCGTCGCTCTGATCCTAAACAAATTGCCCTCTCTTGAGAAACGGAAACTCTTCAACAAAGTCCGCACCATCATCGAGGGCCTGGAGGGCATGGACTCCTATCAGCTGACCACAAAGGTGAAGGAGGATAACAACTTGTATGAGGCGCTGGTGGAGATGCTGGAGAGGTACTTCACCACGGAGCTCGAGGCCAGAGTGAAGTATGATGACTCACCCCTCGGAGCCGGGGTCACGCAGGAGGTGCTCGGGAGCTGGGGTGCCCCACACAGCTTTGCATCTACCTTACAACGGACATTTCTCAACCTCTCTCAGTCAGAGCATGGATAAATTCAGAAATGAATTTTTGTGGAACAACAGAAATTAAATGATCTTTCTGCCGATCGGACAAACAGTATCGCTGTCATAgtgattcattcacaccggacGGTTATTGTTGTGtagactgttgtcattttttctttgacaatctCAGGAAAGAGAGATCAgggcccctgactaaacagtcaggtaatACAGGTTCTAAAGATTCTTTCAgggtctggctggctggctcaggggatagagggtcggcctggtgtgtagacattgggttcgatcccctgtctgGACACATATGAGAGGTGACATCTGCTTCTcattccctctcgcagccagtggctcgattgggtGGATCATCGGCCTCGAGTGCTGAGAATAAttgggttgatttgagcatcggccccagacgggggttgctggtaGTATCCCTATCAGGGCGCGTACAggattctgtctttctctcctcctctcacttaaaaaaaaaaagatttatgcaGCACACTCGTGTGACACAGCACACAGGTGGAAAGTCCCTCCCTGAAACGGAGGTGCACGTCCTGTACAGATGTCCCCACATCGCGTCTGGAAATCACTGAGGAAGGCCGGGTAGGGTGGGACTTCCTGACCCTCCGGGCACGTGAGGCCTGCATTGGGAACTTACAGACGCTGTTTACTATCACACCTTATGATAAACAAGAATTATTTCCATTCCCACATATTACCACCTTCCATCCTGAGACTCATCCTGTGAGCCACTCAGGATAGTAATTGtcattttccaaatgaggaaactgagcactGGGAAACCCAGCGTCCTTCCCGGGTCACCCAGCTGGACCTTACGTCTGTAGCACTCTGCGAGCTGGCTGTGTGCCGGGACCCAGCAGTGCACCCCATTCCGGGACCCTGTGCGGGAGATCCAGCTGTCACACGGATGGGCTTGGTGTGTGAGTTCCATGACGTCAGACCTGACGAGTGGAAGGTTTGTGTGACTTCTTACAGCTAACCTTCTCCACCAGTCCTGACCTTGaacttctttccctcctgtaCCTTCCAGTCCTCCTGGTGCCCACCTTCTGTCCCTGGGAAGGAGTGAGCTGACCGTCATCTGACCAGTCAGCAGGGGACGCTGcctacagagaaacagaacctCTCCCAGACCCAAGCCAGTAGCACCCAGGTgggtgggccattcttttttttttttaacagagacagagagagagagagagagtcagagagagagtcagagagatagacaaggacagacagacaggaacggagagatgagaagcatcaatcattagtttttcgttgcacattgcgacaccttagttgttcattgattgctttctcatatgtgtcttgaccgcgggccttcagcagactgcggACCCCTcacttgagccaacgaccttgggtccaatttggtgagcttttggtcaaagcagatgagcccgtgttcaagctggcgacctcggggtcttgaacctgggtcctccgcatcccagtccgacgctctatccactgcgccaccgcctggtaaggtgGGTGGGCCATTCTTAACCGGCTCTGCCTGTACTCCTGACAGTCACTCAAACTCAAACATAAAGTTTGAGTCAGGAACAGATAAGGTTATCTCACTGGGGCCAAGGAAATCCTGGAAAAGGCTTTAGGTCATCTCACAAGGGGTAGAAGCATGGAGAAACAGAAGTGACAAATGACAAAGACACAAAGTCTCAGTTCTGTAAGATACAGAAACCCTAGAGGTTTATCAGCATCCTGCTGACACTCCTGAGCTGTGTGTTAAGTCCACCAAGGACACAGGTCTTCCATTCCGGGTCCTTAACACACACGCACCCACTCGATGCTACAATAAGGGGCAGAAGAAAACCTCAGAGGTGACACAGGTATTTACGGTCTGGATGGTGGTCGTGGTTTCACAGGTTTAAACTTGTCCTCAGATTAATCCAGTTGCATTCATTAAATAGGTAAAGCTTTAGTGTGTCAATCGTATATATCTCAATATAGTGTTAAAAACTAGATCTATATACAACGTCACATATCGCCTGGTGATGGGGACACATTCCTGTACATGCGGCGTTGGgcaggtgtgtgtctgtgtgaggagCTCACAGGGCACCGTTGCTCCTGGCTTCATGCCTGCACAGACCAGACTGTCCCTGAGTGGGCACCACAGCACCTGTCCCACCAGGGGAAGGACCAGCGTGTCCATACGGATGTGAACACAGGCAGGGAACAGCAGCCATGCAGTGCAAAGACTCAGAAAAGGCAGGTTGCTTTCCTTATGCCCCCCTAAAGTGCAGTGCACCCCCCTTACCTGCAGGTTCTACAAATTCAACAAGATacaaatgttcttttaaaaatgtcacgtTGTTGCTGTTGTGTACTAAACTGGCTCTGAAGTGAACAGGTACAGGTTCTGCCCCTCCCTCATTCCCTACACAATACAATGTAACAGCTATTCACACAGCCCTTGCACTGCATTTAGCATCATAAGCAATGTATACTTCAGATATGTTGGTATCTGCGGGGGTCCTGTCACCCCACCTCCTCTGGCCCTTTGCATCCTCCAGGCTCCCCCACATCAGCTTTGTCCTGGAACCCTGGGAGAACCCTGGGAGTAGAGCCTGCACTTGGCCTTCCCCCAGCCCTCAGGCCCAGAGGCCCCCGCTGTCTGCTGGGGGACAGCTGCTGTTGCACTCTGGCCGGCACAATCACCAACCCCAACGCAGCCCCGGTACTGCCCAGGCTGTGTGCTCTCTCGTGTGCTGCGGGGTGGGAGAGGGTCCCGAGGCTCAAGGGTCCACGGAGCCAAAGAGAGACGGGGACTCCGTGTGGAGTGGAGAGAAGGGTGGTGTTGTGGCCACACAGACTAGACTCTGCCAAACGCCCTGGGGCACTGGGCCAGGTCACACGGGGTGGTATCCAGCCTGGGGTCCTCCTGCGAGGCCAGTGGCCTATGACCCGAGTGCTGCAGCGTAGCCGGGCTTGCTGGTGACCAGGACCAGGACAGTATTGGTGCCTCACCCAGCAAGTGGGGAGGGCGTGGTCTGCGCAAGGGCCTAACTCCATTGGGTGAAGTTCAGCGCTGGGCGGGGCTGGGTGGGTGCACCTGAGTCCAGGGCTAGCAGAACCGACTGGCACCAGTACAGGTAGTTCCATCCCGTAGTGTGGAGTGAGTGGAGCAAGAGTGGGATTGAGACCCAGGCACCTGACCCTGAGCCCTGCACCCAGACCTGGACGCTGGCCAGGGAGTGGCCTGGCAGCAGCTGGGTGAGTGAGTTTGTGACCTCCCTTCATAACGAACATGTGCGTCTCACTTCCCCCATTAACCCTGGTGCGTgtgcaggtgtgtatgtgtgtgcgagTGTATGACCTCCTGCAGTCACCTGGGTGTTCCTGTGTCCCTTCCCACAGTAACCTGGGTCCCTGTGTGTCCCCTCTTTAGTCATCCCGGTGAGGCTGTGTGTGTCCCACCGTTGTACCCGGATGCATGAGTGTCCTTCCGCTGTAACCTGGGAGCCCGCGAGTGAGGCAGGTGTTATATACGCAGGGAGTGTCCCATCGGGGCACCTGTGGACCCAGCGCACCTGCCTTCCTGTGAGAGGCTCTGGGGGCTGGTTTAGAGAGGATTGGGGACAGAGCACCTGTCACGTGGCTGGGTGCTGTCTATCATGCACACTCCACATCTCCAGTGTTTTACATGATAATGAGGGCCATTCTCAAAACACTAGGAAGTGTATTGGGTGGAATATTTGGGTGGAAATACTCTAATGCTCTTGAAACATTCCCTCTGAAAGGATTTCTGAAACGTCACCAAGATGTCCGTTATGAAGCCTGCCAAGGAGTCCACCACCCAGCGCCACAGTAAGAAGTGCGTCAGTGTGGAGGACGTGATAAACCTGCTGTGTGACATTGCGGGAGAGACGGAGATGAAGGCAGCGTTCAAGGAATACATACGCGCCCTTGGGGCCGGCGCAATTCCAGTCTTGATTGGTGCTTTGATCGGTAACCCGATTGCAGTGTTTGGTGGTGAGTGTCAGTGCCtcgtgggggtgggagagaagccACACGTCCACAGAGACCTCGCAGACGTCTGCATCCCGCGTGAGGACTTGGAGGTAGAGGTTGCTTCTGTGAAATGACCTCTGTGCACAGAACGTGTCCCGCTGACAACACGAGCCGCTGGGTCTGTGTCTCCAAAGTGCTGGCCGCTCTGAAAGGGCGTCTGTGTCATGAGGGCCTTCAGCCCGGCTACAGAGATGTGTCCTGGAGTCCGAGGACCCCTGGGTGTCCCTTGGATAGTCCCTGTGCCCTGTCGTCATTACAGGTCACTGCACGAGGGACACCCACTAGGGGCACATGCTGTCTGGCCAGTTCCCATCCACTGTTCAGAGAGAGTGTCCTCGTTCCCAAGTCCAACAGTCCATGCAGGAGGAGCAGAAAACTGCCTCCTACACTGTCACCTGCCCCTTGTTTTACCAGCTGCATCATCATCACATGGGGACACTTTCTGGCAAAGAAGGAAGTAGGGTGGGTTTTCCCATGGTCCCTTGGAGGTCGGGCGGGCTTCATCTTCTGGACTGGGAGCAGGTAGCCACAAGCACGGCCTGCGGCTGGAACCAGGGGCTGTGACTGCAGTGTGGGCTCTGGTGGGTCCAGGCCTGACATGGTGAGGGGCTTGGTAAGGCCTCTCTCAAGGTGACCGCTATGGACCCTGCAACTCAGGGACACCTGCTGAAGGCGTGGCCTGGCCCATGGGCTCTGCAGAGATTTACCGCCAGCCTCCTGGGTGCCCGGCAGCCTGTGCTGGATGCAGGGGTCTCCCAGAGCTCAGTCGGGGGGAATTCCCTTCCGGAGGCTGGAGAGGTGACCACTGTCTGCCCTGGACGCCTCCTGCCTCTCAGCTCACGGGCCAGGCCTCTGCTCGGCTCTGTCCTCTGGCTGCAGGATTGAGACCCAAAGATACTTCATAGGCTGAGCCCACCCTGGGGAGAGTAATCAGTGTGTGGGTGGCCTCAGACCGTCCATCTctacattttccttttcaaactCTGACTTAGTGAGTCCTGACTCAACCATCAGGAAGTGGCAGGTGAGGGAGGACACAGGGCCATGCCTCCCTCCTCACTGACAGACTCTGTCCCCAGCTCTGCTCTGAGATGCTCTCAGAGGGCTGCTGCCTAAATTTGTCATGTAGCCGTGCCGGAATCCACTTGGGGGATGTATTTAATAGCTGAGTAAAAGGGGTTGGAGAACAGGGCCTCACCCCAGCGATAGGTCTTGGAATGGGGCTCGCTTCTCAGCGGTCTCCTTTCTCAGGAGAGAGATTTTTATGGGAAACATGGAAATCTCCAGCCCGTGAAGAGCATCTCCGTTAGCACAGCTCCGAGGCGGGACATGATTCTGGCTGCATCCGAGAAAGTGGGGCTCGGGGAAGGACATGCTGGGGTGTCTCCTACCTGACCCCACGGAGGGAGgcctctcccacctctgccctcGGAGCCGCCTGGCAGAGCCGTGCCCGCCTTGAGCGCTGGTGAATGTGCCCCCTCGTCAGTCATGACGGGGACGAGCTCTCCGtgagctcccaagcccctcatTTGTGGACAGGGTCCGACTCATAGAACCTTCCTTGTCTTCTAGGGTTCCTCACCGGGGGGGCTCTATGGAATTATGAGTTGCAGCGGCATTTCAAGCCCGTCGCTCAGCTCCTAAAAGCACTGCCGGATGTCCAGCAGCAAAACCTGTTCAACAAAGTCCACGCCATCATCAAGGACCTGGAGGGCATGGACGCCTATCAGCTGAGGAAGCTGGTCAGGGGCAGAGAGGACCTGTATGAGAAGCTGGTGCAGATGCTGAAGAGATACTTCTCCGAGGAGCGCAACGCCAGAGTGGAGTGTCGCACTCGTCCCTCGGGGCAGCGGTCCAGCAGGAGTTGACCGGGAGCTGGGGTGCCCACACTGCTGTGTGTTACCTTCACTTAGTAATTTCCTACCTTTCTCACTCAGGTCACAACCAAACTAACTCCTATAACTTTGTCACACACcgtaaaataaatgacattttctgcTGATCTGAAAATATCCGTGTCATTTTGATCCATTGATACCAGATggttattgtgttggctgttgtcatttcttttatttgataatgtaatggaaaagaggtcagtgccatcAACTGAATAGTCAGGTAgtgcatgtttattttttattttttatttatttatttatttattttgtattttttctgaagccggaaacggggagagacagtcagacagactcctgcatgcgcccgaccgggatccacccagcacgcccaccaggggcgatgctctgcccctccggggcgtcgctctgccacgaccagagccactctagcgcctggggcagaggccaaggagccatccccagcgcccgggccatctttgctccgatggagccttggctgcgagaggggaagagagagacagagaggaaggaggcggggggtggggggtgtggagaagcaaatgggcgcttctcctatgtgccctcgccgggaattgaacccaggacctctgcataccaggccgatgctctaccactgagcaaaccagccaaggccaggtagtgcatgttttaaagaTTTGTATGTCACAACCGTCTGGCACAGCACACGAGTGGAAAGTCCCTGCCTTAAACGGAGGTGCGCGTCCTGTAGAGACGTCCCCGCTGCGTTGGATCACGTCTGGAAATCACTGAGGAAGGCCGGATGGGGTGGGACTTCCTGACCCTCCGGGCACATGAGTCCTGCATTGGGGACTTACAGACAC
This window contains:
- the LOC136312798 gene encoding protein C19orf12 homolog: MSTEEPEKECVNVDDVIQLLCDISAQKKMKAALKRFERGILVAASTLSLGLVVGFPVVGGAVGGLLGAFVMMGQFQPVALILNKLPSLEKRKLFNKVRTIIEGLEGMDSYQLTTKVKEDNNLYEALVEMLERYFTTELEARVKYDDSPLGAGVTQEVLGSWGAPHSFASTLQRTFLNLSQSEHG
- the LOC136313231 gene encoding protein C19orf12 homolog, which produces MKPAKESTTQRHSKKCVSVEDVINLLCDIAGETEMKAAFKEYIRALGAGAIPVLIGALIGNPIAVFGGFLTGGALWNYELQRHFKPVAQLLKALPDVQQQNLFNKVHAIIKDLEGMDAYQLRKLVRGREDLYEKLVQMLKRYFSEERNARVECRTRPSGQRSSRS